A genomic segment from Nodularia sphaerocarpa UHCC 0038 encodes:
- a CDS encoding alpha-mannosidase: MTLPISKSHSQFISATIDQLRSFCQVNVQSGWLYQESDCNITEISSSDLSDWQLVQLNAKEHIAWTGGRKVLWLVQRFVVPQNLQGYPLAGLSLRLSLLWWADLAEIYVNGELVLEGDLFDCSPRVLLSQGVTPGEEFVVALRLVSPGHDFGALVRSLLVFESYDDHNPDPGFLADELAVLQVFLTRFAPDRLGVLVEGLGGVRNHRGAEGAEEEGRDWEESFVALRELYQRLSAFIGVLNPKIYLLGHAHLDLAWLWPVSDTWKAAQNTFESVLKLQADFPELIFCHSTPALYAWVEEHRPDLFEKIQAQVAAGVWEVVGGLWVEPELNLISGESIVRQLLYGQRYIKAKFGKLSAVAWLPDTFGFCATLPQFFVNAGIEFFVTQKLRWNDTTQFEYETFWWRSPDGSKIFSVMSALIGQGIDPVKMAEYACEWQSKTGLEDSLWLPGVGDHGGGPTRDMLETARRWQKSSVFPEMEFTTAEKYLQQIKANLTPLAPLPYKGMGESENISPLLAGEGMGENENVNISPLLAGEGLGERSLPTWNDELYLEFHRGCYTTHADQKRWNRRCEDLLYQVELFATLATVSCGAIYPQAEIETAWKKVLFNQFHDILPGSSITQVYQDALPEWQQVEQVGTQILQESLLAIASQAILPPPPHPEAQPIFIFNPLNWQRSEVVSLTLPSTHPHWQVQDISGQPIISQLSQSSQLLFLAAEIPPVGYRIFWISPTSPTFPLPISSDWILENEFLRVTVNADTGDLSSVFDKSHQREVLTGAGNQLQAFQDSGQYWDAWNIDPNYAQHPLPPTKLKSIQWLEQGLVQNRIRVVRQLGESEFCQDYILQAGSPILKIASTVNWQENQVMLKAAFPLNVEADFATYEIPCGAIRRPTKPQTPAEQAKWEVPALRWADLTGETEADIYGVSLLNDCKYGYDSKPNQLRLTLLRSPNWPDPETDRGLHEFTYALYPHAGSWEAANTVKRGYELNIPLQVIINPLTTQPGTHPPKFSRSEGVSFLNLSAENLILMAFKQSEDNPQQFILRCYECHGEIAEISLQSDLGLYLGNEADLLEFNSSEQQNLIIQPKKISTFQVNSLSNVPRN, translated from the coding sequence ATGACTCTGCCCATATCGAAATCCCATTCTCAATTTATCTCGGCAACTATTGACCAATTGCGCTCTTTTTGTCAAGTAAATGTTCAATCTGGTTGGTTATACCAGGAATCTGACTGCAATATTACTGAGATTTCTTCATCTGATTTGTCTGATTGGCAACTTGTTCAGCTAAATGCTAAGGAACATATTGCTTGGACAGGGGGCAGAAAGGTGCTTTGGTTGGTGCAAAGATTTGTGGTTCCCCAAAATTTACAGGGGTATCCTTTGGCTGGTTTGTCTTTGCGCCTGTCGTTGCTTTGGTGGGCTGATTTGGCTGAGATTTACGTGAATGGGGAGTTGGTGCTGGAGGGAGATTTATTTGATTGTTCGCCAAGAGTGCTGCTTAGTCAAGGGGTGACTCCTGGTGAGGAGTTTGTTGTGGCTTTGCGTTTGGTGAGTCCTGGTCATGATTTTGGTGCTTTGGTGCGATCGCTCCTTGTTTTTGAGTCTTATGATGATCATAATCCTGATCCGGGCTTTTTGGCTGATGAGTTGGCTGTGTTACAGGTTTTTTTAACACGGTTTGCACCAGATAGGTTGGGGGTTTTGGTTGAGGGTTTGGGGGGAGTAAGGAACCACAGAGGCGCAGAGGGCGCAGAGGAAGAGGGAAGAGACTGGGAAGAAAGTTTTGTAGCCCTGCGCGAACTTTATCAGCGTTTATCGGCGTTCATCGGCGTTTTAAATCCTAAAATATATTTATTGGGTCATGCTCATTTGGATTTAGCATGGCTTTGGCCTGTGAGTGATACTTGGAAAGCGGCGCAAAATACTTTTGAGTCGGTGCTGAAGTTACAGGCTGATTTTCCTGAGTTGATTTTTTGTCATTCTACTCCGGCGCTTTATGCTTGGGTTGAGGAACATCGCCCGGATTTGTTTGAGAAAATTCAAGCACAGGTAGCGGCTGGAGTTTGGGAGGTTGTGGGCGGTTTGTGGGTGGAACCGGAATTGAATTTGATTTCTGGTGAGTCTATTGTGCGTCAGTTGTTGTATGGTCAGCGTTATATAAAAGCAAAGTTCGGTAAGCTTTCTGCTGTGGCTTGGTTACCGGATACTTTTGGTTTTTGTGCGACTTTACCGCAGTTTTTTGTTAATGCTGGAATTGAGTTTTTTGTGACTCAGAAGTTACGCTGGAATGATACTACTCAGTTTGAGTATGAAACTTTTTGGTGGCGATCGCCTGATGGCAGTAAAATCTTTAGTGTGATGTCTGCACTCATCGGTCAAGGTATTGACCCGGTAAAAATGGCAGAATACGCCTGTGAATGGCAAAGCAAAACCGGCTTAGAAGATTCTCTCTGGCTTCCCGGTGTCGGCGATCACGGCGGCGGTCCGACTCGTGATATGTTAGAAACTGCCCGACGCTGGCAAAAGTCGAGCGTTTTCCCAGAGATGGAATTTACCACCGCAGAAAAGTATTTACAGCAAATTAAAGCAAACCTAACCCCCCTAGCCCCCCTTCCCTACAAGGGAATGGGGGAAAGTGAAAATATCTCCCCTCTCCTCGCAGGAGAGGGAATGGGGGAAAATGAAAATGTAAATATCTCCCCTCTCCTCGCAGGAGAGGGGTTGGGGGAGAGGTCTCTTCCCACCTGGAATGATGAATTATATTTAGAATTTCATCGCGGTTGCTATACTACCCACGCCGACCAAAAACGCTGGAATCGACGTTGTGAAGATTTATTATATCAAGTTGAATTATTTGCCACTTTAGCCACTGTTAGCTGTGGGGCGATATATCCGCAAGCCGAAATCGAAACAGCTTGGAAAAAGGTTTTATTTAACCAGTTTCACGATATTTTACCCGGTTCTTCCATTACCCAAGTTTATCAGGATGCACTTCCAGAATGGCAGCAAGTGGAACAAGTGGGAACGCAAATTTTACAAGAGTCTTTGTTAGCGATCGCATCCCAAGCCATTTTACCACCGCCCCCGCACCCTGAAGCCCAACCAATATTTATTTTCAATCCTCTCAATTGGCAGCGTTCTGAGGTAGTATCGCTCACATTACCGTCAACTCACCCACATTGGCAAGTCCAAGATATTTCAGGACAGCCAATTATCTCTCAACTATCGCAATCATCTCAACTGCTGTTTCTCGCTGCGGAAATTCCACCGGTTGGCTATCGCATATTTTGGATTTCCCCAACTTCCCCAACTTTCCCTCTCCCCATTTCCTCAGACTGGATTTTAGAAAATGAATTCCTGCGGGTTACAGTTAATGCTGACACCGGAGATTTATCGAGTGTATTTGACAAAAGCCATCAACGGGAAGTGTTAACTGGTGCGGGTAATCAACTACAAGCCTTCCAAGATAGTGGACAATATTGGGATGCTTGGAATATTGATCCTAATTATGCCCAACATCCTCTACCACCCACAAAGCTGAAATCTATACAATGGCTAGAACAAGGCTTAGTCCAAAATCGTATCCGCGTCGTGCGTCAATTAGGTGAATCGGAATTTTGCCAAGATTATATTTTACAAGCAGGTTCACCAATCTTGAAAATTGCCTCCACGGTGAATTGGCAAGAAAATCAGGTAATGCTGAAAGCGGCGTTTCCTTTAAATGTGGAAGCAGATTTTGCAACTTATGAAATTCCTTGCGGCGCAATTCGTCGCCCAACTAAACCCCAAACACCCGCAGAACAAGCTAAATGGGAAGTTCCCGCTTTGCGTTGGGCTGATTTAACTGGGGAAACAGAAGCAGATATATACGGTGTAAGTTTGCTCAATGATTGTAAATACGGTTATGATAGTAAACCCAATCAATTACGCCTCACACTCTTACGCAGTCCTAACTGGCCTGACCCAGAAACTGATAGAGGCTTGCATGAATTTACCTACGCCTTATATCCCCACGCTGGTAGTTGGGAAGCAGCCAACACAGTCAAGCGTGGCTATGAGTTGAATATTCCCTTACAAGTAATCATTAATCCTCTGACTACCCAGCCAGGAACGCACCCCCCAAAATTCAGTCGTTCTGAAGGGGTAAGTTTTCTCAATTTATCAGCTGAAAATTTAATCTTAATGGCTTTCAAACAGTCTGAAGATAACCCCCAGCAATTCATCCTGCGCTGTTACGAATGTCACGGAGAAATAGCCGAGATATCTTTACAGAGTGATTTAGGACTGTATTTAGGAAATGAAGCAGATTTGTTAGAATTTAACTCATCTGAGCAACAAAACTTAATAATACAGCCTAAAAAAATTTCTACTTTCCAAGTGAACAGCTTGTCAAATGTTCCTAGAAACTAG